In one window of Aphidius gifuensis isolate YNYX2018 linkage group LG4, ASM1490517v1, whole genome shotgun sequence DNA:
- the LOC122855398 gene encoding chromatin assembly factor 1 subunit B — protein sequence MKCTIPEISWHNRDPVLSIDVQCSTDKNVDNGIPFWRVATAGADSHVLIWHLTVNELGVASITCVADFDRSTKAVNVVRFSPSGEVLATGDDESTIILWKQKEESNLPILPGDENQNKEQWISWKALRGHLEDIYDLSWSPDSNFIVSGSVDNTAIIWDVQKGRQISILSDYKGFVQGVTWDPCNQYIATLSTDRQCRLIDLTTMKTINRVNKAKLPTPIGHSLENKTVRLFHDDTFKSFFRRLTFSIDGSLIIAPSGIIEFQESTERITNATIVFSRHNLKEPIMILPSLDESTIAVRCCPVYFELRNDGPISMLALPYRLVFAVATQKSVIIYDTQQISPIAVISNIHYTRLTDVAWSSDGQILVVSSTDGYCSIIHFQDGELGTIYKAEKSIIIKNLTINKVNQQKPIVDNNKLSDKKNQKEEILAECHTDAMDIDSTKNDTTNVVFCTPNIKDNDKKDNINDQLKTDEVCDGSQDIKLIYSDTSTMENTNVINDNLPKVIETVSSKIDDTSSVKTPPKDCDSSTTKTTPTKPPVAQVLLNKTPRRVKLITLSSPKRTKNQ from the exons ATGAAGTGTACTATTCCAGAAATATCATGGCATAATCGTGATCCTGTTCTCAGTATTGATGTACAATGTTCAACagataaaaatgttgataatgGAATACCTTTTTGGCGTGTTGCAACTGCAGGTGCTGATTCACATGTTTTg atATGGCATTTGACAGTAAATGAATTGGGAGTTGCATCAATAACATGTGTAGCTGATTTTGATCGTAGTACAAAAGCAGTTAATGTCGTACGTTTTTCACCATCTGGTGAGGTATTGGCAACTGGTGATGATGAATCAACAATAATACTTTGGAAACAAAAAGAAGAATCAAATTTACCAATTTTACCTGGTgatgaaaatcaaaataaagaacaatggATATCATGGAAAGCATTACGTGGACATCTTGAAGATATATATGATTTAAGCTGGTCACCagattcaaattttattgtatcagGATCAGTTGATAATACAGCAATTATTTGGGATGTACAAAAAGGAAGACaaataagtattttaagtGATTACAAAGGTTTTGTACAAGGTGTCACATGGGATCCTTGTAATCAATATATTGCAACATTAAGTACTGATCGTCAATGTcgtttaattgatttaacaacaatgaaaacaataaatcGTGTTAATAAAGCTAAATTACCAACACCAATTGGTCattcattagaaaataaaacagttaGATTATTTCATGATGAtacatttaaatcattttttagaAGATTAACATTTAGTATTGATGGATCATTAATAATAGCACCATCTGGAATTATTGAATTTCAAGAATCAACTGAAAGAATAACAAATgcaacaattgttttttcaagacataatttaaaagaaccaATTATGATATTACCATCATTAGATGAATCAACAATTGCTGTACGTTGTTGTCCAGTTTATTTTGAGCTTAGAAATGATGGTCCAATTTCAATGCTTGCATTACCATACAGACTTGTATTTGCTGTTGCAACACAAAAatcagttattatttatgacaCTCAACAAATATCACCAATTGCTGTTATatcaaatattcattataCTCGTCTTACTGATGTTGCAtg gTCATCAGATGGTCAAATTCTTGTTGTCTCATCAACTGATGGATACTGTTCAATAATACATTTTCAAGATGGTGAACTTGGTACTATTTATAAAgctgaaaaatcaataattattaaaaatttaacaataaataaagttaatcaacaaaaacCAATAGtagacaataataaattgtctgataaaaaaaatcaaaaagaagaaatacTTGCTGAATGTCATACAGATGCAATGGATATTGATTCAACTAAAAATGATACAACAAATGTTGTATTTTGTACTCCAAATATAAAAGATAATgacaaaaaagataatattaatgatcaATTAAAAACAGATGAAGTATGTGATGGTTCAcaagatattaaattaatttacagtgATACGTCAACAATggaaaatacaaatgttattaatgataatcTACCAAAAGTGATAGAAACAGtatcatcaaaaattgatgatacatCTAGTGTTAAAACACCACCAAAAGATTGtgattcatcaacaacaaaaacaacaccaacaaaaCCACCTGTTGCTCAAGTTTTGTTGAACAAAACACCTCGAcgagttaaattaataacacttTCAAGTCCAAAACgaacaaaaaatcaataa